The DNA region AACAGCACGGGATTCGATTATCGGCATCGCATAAAGAACACGGCCGGTCCTTTCAGATGCCTTTGTTATCTCCTCAAGATACGCTCTCGCGTTGCTCATATCAAATTTCGGGAAAATAAAACCTGAAAGTATTCCGTCATCATCTGTTTCTTCCAGAACTTTGCTTATCTGTTCCGGATATTTCACCCTGATAAAAATATACGGAAGATCATCTTTTAAGATCCTGCCGTCGTGAACATTCTTCTTAAGTTCACTGAAAGTCGTTTTAAGCTGTTTTACTGCTTCCTCCTCGGAGCCGTCTGCAATAGCGTCTTCAAGGCACAGTGCCAGTGAACGAAGATGCTGATATTTTTTTGCAGTCAGAAACTCAGCCACTTTATCATTGTGTGCAGGTGTGTACATCAGTCCTCCGAGTGAATATGCTGTAAGATCCCTTTCCTTCACCTTTGAGCAGGAAGCAAGGATTTTTCTGTTAATAATGTTTTTCATGTCTATCTGCCTTTTCTTTATTATTCAGGAGAGAATCTCTCCATTAATTTATAAGCTGTTTTTATACCGTCTACAGCCGCTGACGTTATTCCGCCGGCATATCCCGCACCTTCTCCGCACGGATATAGGTTGTCAAGCACCGGAGAAACCAGTTCTTCATTTCTGAGTATACGAAGCGGTGATGAAGTCCTTGTTTCAGGAGCTGTCATTATCGCGCTTTCGTCTCTGAAGCAGCGCATTTTACGGCCAAAATCCATAAGGCCTGCTTTCAGCATACTGTTTATCTTTTCATTAAAAAGCCTGTTAAAATCACATTCTGCAAGTCCGCGTGCAAACGTTGGTACAATAGCAGATTCCAGAGACGGTTTTCCGCTCATGAATCCGCCCACCGTTGTTGCAGGCGCTTTATAGTCTCTTCCGGCAAGCTCAAATGCACGCCTTTCCAGTTCTCTCGCAAAATACATACCGTCAAGAGGTGAACTGCCAAAGTCCTTTTCGGATACAGAGACCGCAACAGCTGCATTCGCATTTTTTCCGTTACGTAAAAACTCGCTCATGCCGTTGGTTACTACAGTATTTTCCTCGCTTGCTGAAGGAACGACCATTCCTCCCGGACACATGCAGAAAGTATAGACTCCTCTGCCTTCATTGTCTCTGTATGAAAGCTGGTACTCACCGACCGGCAAAAACGGATTGTCCTTAAACTCACCGTAAAGGCTTTCATTTACGCTCTCCTGAAGATGCTCTATGCGGACACCGACTGAAAACGGCTTGGTCTGCATAAGAATGCTGTTTGAAAAAAAGCATTTCAAAGGTATCTCTTGCGGAATTTCCTACAGCCATAACAACTGCCGCTGCATCATGATCGCCCTTGTCAGTCTTTACCCTGCATATTCTGCTGCCGTCTGTTTCAAACCCGGTAACAGTAGTGTTAAAATGCACTTCTCCGCCGTTTTCCATTATCTGCTCACGCATTCTTTTTATTATACTTTTAAGCTTGTCCGTTCCTATGTGCGGTTTAGCCCTGAAAAGGATCTCCTC from Ruminococcus sp. HUN007 includes:
- a CDS encoding FAD-dependent protein, with translation MKCFFSNSILMQTKPFSVGVRIEHLQESVNESLYGEFKDNPFLPVGEYQLSYRDNEGRGVYTFCMCPGGMVVPSASEENTVVTNGMSEFLRNGKNANAAVAVSVSEKDFGSSPLDGMYFARELERRAFELAGRDYKAPATTVGGFMSGKPSLESAIVPTFARGLAECDFNRLFNEKINSMLKAGLMDFGRKMRCFRDESAIMTAPETRTSSPLRILRNEELVSPVLDNLYPCGEGAGYAGGITSAAVDGIKTAYKLMERFSPE